Proteins from a genomic interval of Hypomesus transpacificus isolate Combined female unplaced genomic scaffold, fHypTra1 scaffold_84, whole genome shotgun sequence:
- the si:dkey-106l3.7 gene encoding uncharacterized protein si:dkey-106l3.7 isoform X1 produces MNLYSSFGNLLESWVSEGVVPDTAGKWPDTDSRASFMLSESEPLSKPHPSSPLRSESGDSGLEMASPVSPLPSSHYPGMDTQPPVLSLPSSHYPGTTTDTDSDLVGAGGGEVVVSSSPSTPRSSDLPLSSPSPPRSPDLPLSSPCPPRSPDLPPSSSSSSSLSLGLTEAQAPLGSPEHAVAMHLKLEQALQRTDTDRKLGRQKNTPLPGDQAPRKRCDTASLSTESSQVVRTGQRSGSLGPGRKVGPAEGRQQTWERPKRPQSLYQDRLSVHTEEEISMGLSPGLGYLEKLCRVLEEMAKLRLQNQRLQMEMDSVRAQQFLSQITETHRHDCKVNEKNEQSPKHKTTDISILPPCQNEDGQGDFRQRSMSDTHFLSQQRQRTVNMGTRRQCLNSDVLLEQEDDKTQQKTKGDTATKDKSWKLKISSLKREGFKHSFSKEKNSSQTHPSIKNWVGDLFKRSKTAPVIMDRAVAGHRS; encoded by the exons ATGAATCTGTACAGCAGTTTTGGGAACCTTCTGGAGAGCTGGGTGTCAGAGGGAGTCGTCCCAGACACTGCGGGGAAGTGGCCAGACACGGACTCCAGGGCTTCCTTCATGCTGTCGGAGAGCGAGCCGCTGTCTAAACCTCAccccagctctcctctcagGTCTGAGTCCGGGGACTCTGGGCTGGAGATGGCCAGCCCTGTgagccccctgccctcctcacaCTACCCTGGGATGGACACAcagcctcctgtcctctccctgccctcctcacaCTACCCTGGGACGACCACGGATACAGACTCAGACCTGGTGggcgctggaggaggagaggtggtggtctcctcctccccctctactcCCAGGTCATCTgacctccccctgtcctccccctccccacccaggtcacctgacctccccctgtcctccccctgtcctcccaggTCACCCGACCTCCCcccgtcctcgtcctcctcttcctccctgtcgcTCGGTCTCACTGAAGCCCAAGCTCCCCTGGGTTCTCCGGAACATGCCGTGGCCATGCACCTCAAGTTGGAGCAGGCCCTGCAGAGGACAGACACGGACAGGAAGCTGGGCAGACAGAAGAACACGCCGTTGCCCGGAGACCAGGCGCCACGGAAACGGTGCGACACGGCCTCCCTAAGCACAGAGAGCTCCCAGGTTGTCaggacaggtcaaaggtcagggagTCTGGGTCCTGGGAGGAAGGTGGGACCAGCGGAGGGGAGACAACAGACCTGGGAGAGACCCAAACGACCCCAGTCGCTCTATCAGGACAGGCTGTCTGTTCACACAGAG GAAGAAATCAGTATGGGTCTTAGTCCTGGCTTAGGCTATTTGGAGAAATTGTGTCGGGTGTTGGAGGAAATGGCCAAATTACGGTTGCAAAACCAAAGGCTACAGATGGAAATGGATTCTGTCCGGGCGCAACAATTCCTGAGTCAG ATCACCGAAACCCACCGACATGACTGTAAAGTAAATGAAAAGAACGAGCAGAGTCCAAAACATAAAACCACTGACATTTCCATCCTCCCACCTTGTCAAAATGAAGACGGACAAGGTGACTTTCGTCAAAGGTCAATGTCGGACACGCATTTCTTATCTCAACAGCGGCAAA GGACGGTAAATATGGGCACTAGGCGGCAGTGTCTGAACAGCGACGTTTTGCTGGAACAAGAAGACGACAAAACGCAG CAGAAAACAAAGGGAGACACAGCGACGAAAGACAAGTCTTGGAAACTGAAGATTAGCTCGTTGAAACGAGAAGGATTTAAACATTCATTCTCAAAAGAGAA
- the si:dkey-106l3.7 gene encoding uncharacterized protein si:dkey-106l3.7 isoform X2, whose translation MNLYSSFGNLLESWVSEGVVPDTAGKWPDTDSRASFMLSESEPLSKPHPSSPLRSESGDSGLEMASPVSPLPSSHYPGMDTQPPVLSLPSSHYPGTTTDTDSDLVGAGGGEVVVSSSPSTPRSSDLPLSSPSPPRSPDLPLSSPCPPRSPDLPPSSSSSSSLSLGLTEAQAPLGSPEHAVAMHLKLEQALQRTDTDRKLGRQKNTPLPGDQAPRKRCDTASLSTESSQVVRTGQRSGSLGPGRKVGPAEGRQQTWERPKRPQSLYQDRLSVHTEEEISMGLSPGLGYLEKLCRVLEEMAKLRLQNQRLQMEMDSVRAQQFLSQITETHRHDCKVNEKNEQSPKHKTTDISILPPCQNEDGQGDFRQRSMSDTHFLSQQRQRTVNMGTRRQCLNSDVLLEQEDDKTQKTKGDTATKDKSWKLKISSLKREGFKHSFSKEKNSSQTHPSIKNWVGDLFKRSKTAPVIMDRAVAGHRS comes from the exons ATGAATCTGTACAGCAGTTTTGGGAACCTTCTGGAGAGCTGGGTGTCAGAGGGAGTCGTCCCAGACACTGCGGGGAAGTGGCCAGACACGGACTCCAGGGCTTCCTTCATGCTGTCGGAGAGCGAGCCGCTGTCTAAACCTCAccccagctctcctctcagGTCTGAGTCCGGGGACTCTGGGCTGGAGATGGCCAGCCCTGTgagccccctgccctcctcacaCTACCCTGGGATGGACACAcagcctcctgtcctctccctgccctcctcacaCTACCCTGGGACGACCACGGATACAGACTCAGACCTGGTGggcgctggaggaggagaggtggtggtctcctcctccccctctactcCCAGGTCATCTgacctccccctgtcctccccctccccacccaggtcacctgacctccccctgtcctccccctgtcctcccaggTCACCCGACCTCCCcccgtcctcgtcctcctcttcctccctgtcgcTCGGTCTCACTGAAGCCCAAGCTCCCCTGGGTTCTCCGGAACATGCCGTGGCCATGCACCTCAAGTTGGAGCAGGCCCTGCAGAGGACAGACACGGACAGGAAGCTGGGCAGACAGAAGAACACGCCGTTGCCCGGAGACCAGGCGCCACGGAAACGGTGCGACACGGCCTCCCTAAGCACAGAGAGCTCCCAGGTTGTCaggacaggtcaaaggtcagggagTCTGGGTCCTGGGAGGAAGGTGGGACCAGCGGAGGGGAGACAACAGACCTGGGAGAGACCCAAACGACCCCAGTCGCTCTATCAGGACAGGCTGTCTGTTCACACAGAG GAAGAAATCAGTATGGGTCTTAGTCCTGGCTTAGGCTATTTGGAGAAATTGTGTCGGGTGTTGGAGGAAATGGCCAAATTACGGTTGCAAAACCAAAGGCTACAGATGGAAATGGATTCTGTCCGGGCGCAACAATTCCTGAGTCAG ATCACCGAAACCCACCGACATGACTGTAAAGTAAATGAAAAGAACGAGCAGAGTCCAAAACATAAAACCACTGACATTTCCATCCTCCCACCTTGTCAAAATGAAGACGGACAAGGTGACTTTCGTCAAAGGTCAATGTCGGACACGCATTTCTTATCTCAACAGCGGCAAA GGACGGTAAATATGGGCACTAGGCGGCAGTGTCTGAACAGCGACGTTTTGCTGGAACAAGAAGACGACAAAACGCAG AAAACAAAGGGAGACACAGCGACGAAAGACAAGTCTTGGAAACTGAAGATTAGCTCGTTGAAACGAGAAGGATTTAAACATTCATTCTCAAAAGAGAA